A window of Streptomyces caniferus contains these coding sequences:
- a CDS encoding MTH1187 family thiamine-binding protein: MIVAFSVSPLGVGEDVGEYVADAVRVVRESGLPHRTDAMFTSIEGDWDEVMDVVKRAVAAVEARSGRVSLVLKADIRPGVTDGLTSKVETVERYLAEGDARRS; the protein is encoded by the coding sequence ATGATCGTCGCCTTCTCCGTGAGCCCCCTGGGCGTGGGCGAGGACGTCGGCGAGTACGTCGCCGACGCGGTCCGGGTCGTCCGCGAGTCGGGGCTGCCGCACCGTACGGACGCGATGTTCACCTCCATCGAGGGGGACTGGGACGAGGTCATGGACGTCGTCAAGCGCGCGGTCGCGGCGGTCGAGGCGCGCTCCGGCCGGGTCTCCCTGGTGCTGAAGGCCGACATCCGGCCCGGCGTCACGGACGGACTGACCTCGAAGGTGGAGACCGTGGAGCGCTACCTCGCCGAGGGCGACGCCCGCCGGTCCTGA
- a CDS encoding DUF3817 domain-containing protein: protein MDIKTAAALHRLRLASIPEALSFPALLIFGTGFRLAFDYDSLVMPLGMIHGLLFITYVVLLLDVWNRTKWPAKRVAFFFVLAILPFGGLYGDKVLKREEEAGVIAARARKEGILNT, encoded by the coding sequence GTGGACATCAAGACCGCTGCCGCCCTGCACCGACTGCGCCTGGCATCCATCCCGGAGGCGCTCTCCTTCCCGGCGCTGCTGATCTTCGGTACCGGCTTCCGCCTGGCCTTCGACTACGACTCCCTGGTGATGCCGCTCGGCATGATCCACGGCCTGCTCTTCATCACCTACGTGGTCCTGCTGCTGGACGTGTGGAACCGCACGAAGTGGCCCGCCAAGCGCGTCGCCTTCTTCTTCGTGCTGGCGATCCTGCCGTTCGGCGGCCTCTACGGGGACAAGGTGCTCAAGCGCGAGGAAGAGGCCGGCGTGATCGCGGCCCGTGCCCGCAAGGAAGGAATCCTGAACACATGA
- a CDS encoding AIM24 family protein produces the protein MAQFRLQGSKVLAVDMTGDAVKAKNGAMVAYDGQMSFKKMSGGGEGLRGMVTRRLTGEQMAVMEVKGHGTCYFADRASEINLVGLQGEKLFVESSNLLCTDAALRTGTTFTGLRGASQGNGLFTTTVEGSGQAAITSHGPAVVLRVTKQYPLQVDPGAYVAHTGDLKQHFQSGVNFRTFLGEGSGEAFQIRFEGEGLVYVQPSERNTVGGEV, from the coding sequence GTGGCTCAGTTTCGGCTCCAGGGGAGCAAGGTGCTCGCCGTCGATATGACGGGCGACGCCGTCAAGGCGAAAAACGGTGCGATGGTCGCGTACGACGGCCAGATGTCGTTCAAGAAGATGTCCGGTGGCGGCGAGGGCCTGCGCGGCATGGTCACCCGGCGGCTCACGGGCGAGCAGATGGCCGTGATGGAGGTGAAGGGCCACGGCACCTGCTACTTCGCCGACCGCGCCAGCGAGATCAACTTGGTGGGACTGCAGGGCGAGAAGCTCTTCGTCGAGTCCAGCAATCTGCTGTGCACGGACGCCGCGCTGCGGACGGGCACGACCTTCACCGGCCTGCGCGGCGCCTCCCAGGGCAACGGCCTGTTCACCACCACCGTCGAGGGCAGCGGCCAGGCGGCGATCACCTCCCACGGCCCCGCGGTGGTGCTGCGGGTCACCAAGCAGTACCCCCTCCAGGTCGATCCGGGCGCGTACGTCGCCCATACCGGAGACCTCAAGCAGCACTTCCAGTCCGGGGTGAACTTCCGCACCTTCCTCGGGGAGGGCTCCGGCGAGGCCTTCCAGATCCGCTTCGAGGGCGAGGGTCTGGTCTACGTACAGCCCAGCGAGCGCAACACCGTGGGAGGTGAGGTCTGA
- a CDS encoding AIM24 family protein gives MPFTVLNSRMVEARIGPGQRLFSQRGAMLAYRGEVAFTPNLQGGQGGVGSMIGRRIAGEATPLMTVEGTGTVMFGHGGHHVHVVDLTGETLYVEADRLLAFDGSLQQGTMFMGSQGGVMGMVRGQVTGQGLFTTTLKGVGSAAVMAHGGVIELPITSQRPVHVDPQAYVAHRGDVRNKLSTALGWRDMVGRGSGEAFQLELSGQGTVYVQASEEKL, from the coding sequence ATGCCGTTCACGGTGCTCAACTCCCGCATGGTGGAGGCCAGGATCGGACCGGGCCAGCGGCTGTTCAGCCAGCGCGGCGCGATGCTCGCCTACCGCGGCGAGGTCGCCTTCACCCCGAACCTCCAGGGCGGCCAGGGCGGCGTCGGCTCCATGATCGGCCGCCGGATCGCCGGCGAGGCCACCCCGCTGATGACCGTCGAGGGCACGGGCACGGTCATGTTCGGCCACGGCGGCCACCACGTCCACGTCGTCGACCTCACCGGCGAGACGCTCTACGTCGAGGCCGACCGGCTGCTGGCCTTCGACGGCTCGCTCCAGCAGGGCACGATGTTCATGGGCTCGCAGGGCGGGGTGATGGGCATGGTGCGCGGCCAGGTCACCGGCCAGGGCCTGTTCACCACCACCCTCAAGGGCGTCGGCTCGGCCGCGGTGATGGCGCACGGCGGCGTCATCGAGCTGCCGATCACGTCCCAGCGCCCGGTCCATGTCGACCCGCAGGCCTACGTCGCCCACCGCGGCGACGTCCGCAACAAACTGTCCACGGCCCTCGGCTGGCGCGACATGGTCGGCCGCGGCTCGGGCGAGGCCTTCCAGCTGGAGCTGTCGGGCCAGGGCACCGTCTACGTCCAGGCCTCGGAGGAAAAACTGTGA
- a CDS encoding AIM24 family protein, with the protein MTGPVVHDVSSLPADDNVNAYAFSVDLNGQWFLQKGKMIAYYGQIDFHGIGHGRLDRLIAGSFHSPLHAADWVVAEGRGKMLLADRAFDVNSFDLEDGNLTIRAGNLLAFQPSLALKQSIIPGFLTLIGTGKFVAASNGPVVFMEPPIRVDPQALVGWADCPSPCHHYDHQYLRGILGGLRAHTGIGGASGEEHQFEFVGAGTVLLQSTEQLMPELETGAVPTEAGVPGGGGHVPQSGSQLPQLPGNLGSLQRRFGL; encoded by the coding sequence GTGACCGGTCCCGTCGTCCACGACGTCTCCTCGCTCCCGGCCGACGACAACGTCAACGCCTACGCCTTCAGCGTCGATCTGAACGGCCAGTGGTTCCTGCAGAAGGGGAAGATGATCGCCTACTACGGGCAGATCGACTTCCACGGCATCGGACACGGCCGCCTGGACCGCCTGATCGCCGGCAGTTTTCATTCGCCTTTGCACGCCGCGGACTGGGTCGTCGCCGAGGGCCGGGGGAAGATGCTGCTCGCGGACCGTGCCTTCGATGTGAACTCCTTCGACCTGGAGGACGGCAACCTGACCATTCGCGCGGGCAACCTGCTCGCCTTTCAGCCATCTCTCGCGCTGAAGCAGTCGATCATCCCGGGCTTCCTCACCCTCATCGGGACGGGCAAGTTCGTGGCCGCCTCCAACGGCCCGGTGGTGTTCATGGAGCCGCCGATCCGGGTCGACCCGCAGGCGCTCGTCGGCTGGGCCGACTGCCCCTCCCCGTGCCACCACTACGACCACCAGTACCTGCGGGGAATCCTGGGCGGGCTGCGGGCGCACACCGGAATCGGCGGAGCGTCCGGCGAGGAGCACCAGTTCGAGTTCGTCGGCGCCGGCACCGTCCTGCTGCAGTCCACGGAACAGCTGATGCCGGAGCTGGAAACCGGTGCGGTACCGACCGAGGCGGGCGTTCCGGGCGGGGGCGGACACGTCCCGCAAAGTGGCTCACAACTGCCCCAGCTCCCCGGCAACCTCGGGAGCCTCCAACGCCGCTTCGGGCTGTGA
- a CDS encoding MarR family winged helix-turn-helix transcriptional regulator encodes MTTDSDTPWLTDQEQCAWRTHLDVSRLLMHQLERDLQPFGLTNNDYEILVNLSEADDRRLRMSDLAASTLQSKSRLSHQITRMENAGLVRRESCESDRRGLYAVLTDEGWDTMRRVAPHHVASVRKHFIDLFAAEDLQALRTSLAPVAAHLRKERGGL; translated from the coding sequence ATGACGACCGACAGCGACACCCCCTGGCTGACCGACCAGGAGCAGTGTGCCTGGCGCACCCACCTGGACGTCAGCAGGCTGCTGATGCACCAACTCGAGCGCGATCTGCAGCCGTTCGGCCTGACGAACAACGACTACGAGATCCTGGTCAACCTCTCCGAGGCCGACGACCGACGGCTCCGGATGAGCGACCTGGCAGCCAGCACCCTGCAGTCCAAGAGCCGTCTCTCCCACCAGATCACCCGGATGGAGAACGCCGGGCTGGTGCGCCGCGAGAGCTGCGAGTCGGACCGCCGTGGCCTCTACGCCGTGCTCACCGACGAAGGCTGGGACACCATGCGCCGGGTCGCCCCGCACCATGTCGCCTCGGTCCGCAAGCACTTCATCGACCTGTTCGCCGCCGAGGACCTCCAGGCGCTCCGCACCTCCCTCGCCCCCGTCGCCGCACACCTCCGCAAGGAGCGCGGCGGCCTCTGA
- a CDS encoding sensor histidine kinase, with translation MSRVLGSVRARAAAGATVVVALALIAAGTAVLLVLRSNLQDQAGLQAEVAAREVAAQIATGTPYDKLDLPDGEDHPVVVADDGGRVLAVGEDVRAVDGKPVGGVQRGPGSVGPGTQGEDDDDDDDRSGLAPGEVDGDVGHRDGTADVDGKTVDYRFAVVEAKDTRGGEATVRAGAALAPEQEAVGSVRTAMLIGLPLLLVVVAGVTWLVTRRALRPVEGIRGEMAAITASTDLSRRVPVPSSQDEVGRLARTTNETLAALETSVERQRRFVADASHELRSPIASLRTQLEVGVAHPELLDVPGAVEDTVRLQRLAADLLLLARLDAGERPAEARVDLAAMVREESSQRVADRIPVQVGELAAGEVAGSRGQLARVLGNLLDNAQRHAAASVRVAVVREGEWAVLRVEDDGPGVPEGERERIFERFVRLDDARARDDGGAGLGLAIARDVAERHGGSLAVRAGSVFELRLPVAG, from the coding sequence GTGAGTAGGGTGCTGGGCTCCGTACGGGCCAGGGCGGCGGCCGGCGCGACGGTCGTGGTGGCCCTGGCGCTGATCGCGGCGGGGACGGCCGTGCTGCTGGTGCTGCGCAGCAATCTGCAGGACCAGGCCGGGCTGCAGGCCGAGGTCGCGGCGCGGGAGGTGGCTGCGCAGATCGCGACGGGCACGCCGTACGACAAGCTGGATCTGCCGGACGGTGAGGACCATCCGGTGGTGGTCGCCGACGACGGCGGACGGGTGCTGGCGGTCGGCGAGGACGTGCGTGCCGTCGACGGGAAGCCGGTGGGCGGCGTGCAGCGGGGGCCGGGGAGCGTCGGGCCGGGTACGCAGGGCGAGGACGACGACGATGACGACGACCGGAGCGGGCTCGCGCCCGGTGAGGTCGACGGGGACGTCGGTCACCGGGACGGGACCGCGGACGTCGACGGGAAGACGGTCGACTACCGGTTCGCGGTGGTCGAGGCCAAGGACACCCGTGGCGGGGAGGCGACGGTGCGGGCGGGGGCGGCGCTGGCGCCGGAGCAGGAGGCCGTGGGGTCGGTGCGGACCGCGATGCTGATCGGGCTGCCGCTGCTGCTCGTGGTGGTGGCGGGGGTGACCTGGCTGGTGACCCGGCGGGCGCTGCGGCCCGTGGAGGGCATCCGAGGGGAGATGGCCGCGATCACGGCGAGTACCGATCTGAGCCGTCGGGTGCCGGTGCCGTCGTCGCAGGACGAGGTCGGCCGGCTGGCGCGGACGACCAACGAGACACTGGCGGCGCTGGAGACGTCCGTGGAGCGGCAGCGGCGGTTCGTCGCGGACGCCTCGCACGAGCTGCGCAGCCCGATCGCGAGCCTGCGGACCCAGCTCGAAGTGGGGGTGGCGCATCCGGAGTTGCTGGATGTGCCCGGTGCGGTGGAGGACACCGTACGACTGCAGCGGCTGGCGGCGGACCTGTTGCTGCTGGCGCGCCTGGACGCGGGGGAGCGGCCGGCCGAGGCCCGGGTCGATCTGGCGGCGATGGTGCGCGAGGAGAGCTCGCAGCGGGTCGCGGACCGGATCCCGGTGCAGGTCGGGGAGCTGGCGGCCGGGGAAGTGGCCGGGTCCCGTGGTCAGTTGGCGCGGGTGCTGGGGAATCTGCTCGACAACGCCCAGCGGCATGCCGCCGCGTCCGTGCGGGTGGCCGTGGTGCGCGAGGGGGAGTGGGCGGTGCTGCGGGTGGAGGACGACGGGCCCGGGGTGCCGGAGGGCGAGCGGGAGCGGATCTTCGAGCGGTTCGTACGGCTCGATGACGCGCGGGCCCGGGACGACGGCGGGGCCGGGCTGGGGCTGGCCATCGCGCGGGACGTCGCGGAGCGGCACGGTGGTTCGCTGGCCGTGCGCGCGGGGTCGGTGTTCGAACTGCGGCTGCCGGTGGCCGGCTGA
- a CDS encoding response regulator transcription factor, with product MHPPVTQYRPPGPAAHRPRRLLIVEDEKRLAVSLAKGLMAEGYAVDVVHDGLVGLHQASEESYDLVVLDIMLPGMNGYRVCGALRAAGHEVPVLMLTAKDGEYDEAEGLDTGADDYLTKPFSYVVLVARVKALLRRRGRTAPPVLRVGSLAVDQGAQRVERDGAEVALTAKEFAVLEQLALRAGEVVSKAEILDHVWDFAYEGDVNIIEVYVSALRRKLGAGHIVTVRGAGYRLVAGE from the coding sequence ATGCACCCGCCCGTCACGCAGTACCGCCCGCCCGGCCCCGCCGCGCACCGCCCCCGACGGCTCCTGATCGTGGAGGACGAGAAGCGGCTCGCCGTGTCCTTGGCCAAGGGGCTGATGGCTGAGGGCTATGCGGTCGATGTGGTGCACGACGGGCTGGTGGGGCTCCACCAGGCGAGTGAGGAGAGCTACGACCTGGTCGTGCTCGACATCATGCTGCCGGGGATGAACGGCTACCGCGTGTGCGGGGCGCTGCGGGCCGCCGGCCATGAGGTGCCGGTGCTGATGCTGACGGCCAAGGACGGCGAGTACGACGAGGCCGAGGGGCTGGACACCGGGGCCGACGACTATCTGACCAAGCCGTTCTCGTATGTGGTGTTGGTGGCGCGGGTGAAGGCGCTGCTGCGGCGGCGTGGGCGGACCGCGCCGCCGGTGCTGCGGGTGGGGTCGCTGGCCGTCGACCAGGGCGCGCAGCGGGTGGAGCGGGACGGGGCCGAAGTGGCGCTGACGGCGAAGGAGTTCGCCGTGCTGGAGCAGCTGGCGCTGCGGGCGGGCGAGGTGGTCTCCAAGGCGGAGATCCTGGACCACGTCTGGGACTTCGCCTACGAGGGCGATGTCAACATCATCGAGGTGTATGTGAGCGCACTGCGGCGCAAGCTCGGTGCGGGGCACATCGTGACGGTGCGCGGCGCCGGATACCGGCTGGTGGCGGGTGAGTAG
- a CDS encoding PepSY domain-containing protein: MKRHLIIATAAAAALVAGGTVTAVAVSNDGSGSARSGAPVSAQPAAHDAGTSASGTAQVQDGRSSIRMQDDDADGREDLREAKAAKVTAPDAAAAALKAVPGTVAGLDLDADRPGLVWDADVLGKDGKWHEITLDAGNARVLNQHVDHDEDDDARELAALRNAKTDAAAAARTAASHGKVTSVELDDDHRSKAAWEVETLTKDGKEHKLLVDTQSGKLSAVPAHDADDDDNDGADD; this comes from the coding sequence ATGAAGCGCCATCTGATCATCGCCACCGCCGCCGCGGCCGCCCTCGTCGCCGGCGGCACGGTCACCGCCGTCGCGGTCAGCAACGACGGCTCCGGCAGCGCCCGGTCCGGCGCACCGGTCTCGGCGCAGCCCGCCGCCCACGACGCGGGGACGTCCGCCTCCGGCACCGCCCAGGTGCAGGACGGCCGCTCCAGCATCCGCATGCAGGACGACGACGCCGACGGCCGGGAGGACCTCCGCGAGGCCAAGGCCGCCAAGGTGACCGCACCGGACGCCGCGGCCGCCGCCCTGAAGGCCGTCCCCGGCACCGTGGCCGGCCTCGACCTGGACGCGGACCGCCCCGGCCTGGTCTGGGACGCGGACGTCCTGGGCAAGGACGGCAAGTGGCACGAGATCACCCTCGACGCCGGCAACGCGCGGGTGCTGAACCAGCACGTCGACCACGACGAGGACGACGACGCCCGCGAGCTCGCCGCCCTCCGGAACGCCAAGACCGACGCCGCGGCCGCCGCACGCACCGCCGCCTCGCACGGCAAGGTGACCTCCGTCGAACTCGACGACGACCACCGCTCGAAGGCCGCCTGGGAGGTCGAGACGCTCACCAAGGACGGCAAGGAGCACAAGCTGCTGGTCGACACCCAGTCCGGCAAGCTGAGCGCCGTTCCGGCGCATGACGCCGACGACGACGACAACGACGGCGCGGACGACTGA
- the meaB gene encoding methylmalonyl Co-A mutase-associated GTPase MeaB, producing the protein MVDVPQLVEQARQGRPRAVARLISLVEGASPELREVMAALAPLTGNAYVVGLTGSPGVGKSTTTSALVTAYRKTGKRVGVLAVDPSSPFSGGALLGDRVRMSEHASDPGVYIRSMATRGHLGGLAWAAPQAIRVLDAAGCDVVLVETVGVGQSEVEIASQADTSVVLLAPGMGDGIQAAKAGILEIGDVYVVNKADRDGADATARELNHMLGLGESRAAGDWRPPIVKTVAARGEGVDEVVEALEKHRAWMEERGVLAERRRSRAAHEVETIAVTALRERIGDLRGDRRLDALAERIVSGETDPYRAADELVDGLTNGD; encoded by the coding sequence ATGGTGGACGTCCCACAGCTGGTGGAGCAGGCACGGCAGGGCCGGCCGAGGGCCGTGGCCCGGCTGATCTCCCTCGTGGAGGGGGCGTCACCGGAGCTGCGCGAGGTGATGGCGGCCCTGGCGCCGCTCACCGGCAACGCCTATGTGGTCGGGCTGACCGGCTCGCCCGGGGTCGGGAAGTCCACCACCACGTCCGCGCTGGTGACGGCGTACCGCAAGACGGGCAAACGGGTCGGCGTGCTCGCCGTCGACCCGTCCTCGCCGTTCTCCGGGGGCGCGCTCCTCGGCGACCGCGTACGGATGAGCGAGCATGCCTCGGATCCCGGCGTCTACATCCGCTCGATGGCCACCCGCGGCCATCTCGGCGGCCTGGCGTGGGCCGCGCCGCAGGCGATCCGGGTCCTGGACGCGGCGGGCTGCGACGTGGTCCTCGTCGAGACGGTCGGCGTCGGCCAGTCCGAGGTGGAGATCGCCTCGCAGGCCGATACGAGCGTCGTGCTGCTCGCGCCCGGCATGGGCGACGGCATCCAGGCGGCCAAGGCCGGAATCCTGGAGATCGGCGACGTCTACGTCGTCAACAAGGCGGACCGGGACGGGGCCGACGCCACCGCCCGCGAGCTCAACCACATGCTGGGGCTGGGGGAGTCCCGGGCGGCGGGGGACTGGCGGCCGCCGATCGTCAAGACGGTCGCGGCGCGGGGCGAGGGGGTCGACGAGGTCGTCGAGGCGCTGGAGAAGCACCGGGCCTGGATGGAGGAGCGCGGCGTGCTGGCCGAGCGGCGCCGCTCCCGTGCGGCGCACGAGGTCGAGACGATCGCGGTCACGGCGCTGCGGGAGCGGATCGGTGACCTTCGCGGCGATCGCCGGCTCGATGCGCTGGCCGAGCGCATCGTCTCCGGCGAGACGGATCCTTACCGGGCGGCGGATGAGTTGGTCGACGGGCTGACGAACGGGGACTGA